The genomic stretch TGAGTTTGATTTTGGTGAAGTTAAAGTTTGGCACCCATGTGAGAAAGTATATGCTCGCTGTTTTCTCGAGTCCGGCAACAAGTTATCGGTGGGCACGATTATATGAAAATGCCAACCAGACTGTTTTTATTGATGCACATGTTCAATTCTTTAACCATATTGGTGGTGTGTATAAGAATGTTGTTTATGATAATATGCGCAATGTGGTTTCGCGTTTTATTACTAAACGAAAAAAGGTCTTGAATGACGAGTTGATTAAGCTATCAATATTTTATGGATTCACTCCAGTAGTCACTAATCCATATAGAGGTAATGAAAAAGGTCATGTGGAAAACAGTGTGAAGACAATACGAAGTAAAGCATTCACAACTAAATACACATTTGAAAGTTTAAATGAGGCTCAAGCTCATTTAGAAATTGTTTTAGAGAAAATGAATGAGCAAACAAATATCCAAGAGGAACAACAATACTTAAAACCAGTCATCGATACGTATGAATACTGTACATATCAAAAACTACGGGTCAGCAAGTATAGCTTTATCCAATTAGATAATAATTTTTATTCAGTTCCTGAGTATCTTGTATATAAAATAGTCACTGTGAAGAAATATTTGAACTTCATCAGTATTCTTCACGCAAATACTGAAGTCTGCCGGCATACAATAAAAACCGGATTCGGCGAATATTCATTGGATATTAATCACTATTTGAAAACACTAATACAAAAACCAGGTGCTCTCCCGAATAGTGCAGCTCTTGATTCAATCCCCAAGCTTAAAAGAGTCTATCAAATGTATTATGAAGGTCGAGAACGAACGTTTTTGAGCCATCTGCTTACGTACAAAGATTTTGAGTTAGATAAGTTGATCGCCGAATTGATTCGTTTAGGTAAAGACGACAATACAGTAAAAGTAATAAGTCATAATAGAGCTGTCGATGCTGCCAGGATACAATTACAAGCCCATTCAAAATTACATATGAAAGAAGGAATGAATAAATGAACATTGTAGAAGCTGCCAAGACGCTGAAACTGGCGTATGTTAAAAATCATTTTTAATCAGCAATTCAGGAGGCAATAGATACAGACCAAGGCTATGAGGCCTTTTTAACATCCCTATTGACTGGAGAAATACAATCAAGAGCTAATAATCGTATTCAAGCACTGGTTAGAAAGTCTAAAATTCCCAACCGGCAAACAATGGACAGTTATCAAGTTGGTCATTTGGACACAAAATTACGCAAACAGATTAAAGAATTAGAAAGTTTGCGGTTTATTGACAATAAAGAAAATATTATTCTCATTGGAAATCCGGGTGTTGGAAAAACACATCTGTCCATGTCACTAGGAATGGAAGCTTGTTTGGCTGGAAAAAGTGTTCTGTTTGTTAATATTCCCAATCTTGTTATTGAGTTAAAAGAAGCAATGAGTTCTAGCCAACTCACCTATTACAAGCGACGA from Culicoidibacter larvae encodes the following:
- a CDS encoding Mu transposase domain-containing protein, with the translated sequence MLAVFSSPATSYRWARLYENANQTVFIDAHVQFFNHIGGVYKNVVYDNMRNVVSRFITKRKKVLNDELIKLSIFYGFTPVVTNPYRGNEKGHVENSVKTIRSKAFTTKYTFESLNEAQAHLEIVLEKMNEQTNIQEEQQYLKPVIDTYEYCTYQKLRVSKYSFIQLDNNFYSVPEYLVYKIVTVKKYLNFISILHANTEVCRHTIKTGFGEYSLDINHYLKTLIQKPGALPNSAALDSIPKLKRVYQMYYEGRERTFLSHLLTYKDFELDKLIAELIRLGKDDNTVKVISHNRAVDAARIQLQAHSKLHMKEGMNK
- the istB gene encoding IS21-like element helper ATPase IstB, yielding MDTDQGYEAFLTSLLTGEIQSRANNRIQALVRKSKIPNRQTMDSYQVGHLDTKLRKQIKELESLRFIDNKENIILIGNPGVGKTHLSMSLGMEACLAGKSVLFVNIPNLVIELKEAMSSSQLTYYKRRFSKYDLVILDELGYVSFDQAGSEILFNLLSNRNQVGSMIITTNLAFERWEETFKDPMLTAAIVDRLAHRAHVLDMSGNSFRVEDTKSWLNQE